A genomic segment from Agrobacterium vitis encodes:
- a CDS encoding methyl-accepting chemotaxis protein: MSNSPAPLRQNRVVTATPRSMRLITESIGGDLETFSMNNTLVVKQIRLLAINALIEAARAGDTGKGFAVVANEVQRLAQSAADIAKQFEDNVLSRIKLGRAMADGLVQEMEGVRLTDLCLTLVQFIVRNLFERTADVRWWATDTALWSALQNPTTESFNHASERLGVINRFYTVYLDLVMTDASGRVVASANPRYRNNLQNKNFAQETWVMAAGQTKSGDDYIVDEVKKSPLHDNRDTLVYATGIRAGGRSDGELLGMLGVYFDWQAQGQAIVEKEANLPPHLVDKTQVMLLDGSMRVIASSHPSRIYTHFPLHNSQANQKGSYYDDSGNIIAFAKTLGYEDYDGLGWYGVIIQQTEADQDIRAKLDIGL, translated from the coding sequence ATGTCGAATTCCCCAGCACCGCTCCGCCAGAACAGGGTCGTGACTGCAACGCCTCGCTCCATGCGGTTGATTACGGAAAGCATTGGCGGCGATCTCGAAACATTCAGCATGAACAACACATTGGTGGTCAAGCAGATCCGCCTGCTGGCCATCAATGCCCTGATTGAAGCCGCGCGCGCCGGTGATACGGGCAAGGGCTTCGCGGTCGTGGCCAATGAAGTCCAGCGCCTGGCGCAAAGCGCGGCCGACATCGCCAAACAGTTCGAGGACAATGTTTTGAGCCGCATAAAGCTTGGCCGGGCCATGGCCGATGGTCTGGTTCAGGAAATGGAAGGTGTGCGGCTGACCGATCTCTGCCTGACCCTGGTACAGTTCATCGTCCGCAATCTGTTCGAGCGCACCGCCGATGTTCGCTGGTGGGCAACGGACACTGCCCTGTGGTCGGCGCTGCAAAATCCAACCACCGAAAGCTTCAACCATGCCTCGGAGCGACTGGGGGTCATCAATCGGTTCTATACGGTCTATCTCGATCTGGTGATGACGGATGCCAGTGGCCGTGTCGTCGCTTCTGCAAATCCACGCTACCGCAACAATCTTCAGAACAAGAATTTTGCCCAGGAAACATGGGTCATGGCCGCCGGTCAAACCAAAAGCGGCGACGACTATATCGTTGACGAAGTCAAAAAAAGCCCTCTGCATGACAACCGCGACACACTGGTCTATGCTACCGGAATTCGGGCGGGAGGCCGTTCGGACGGCGAACTGCTGGGAATGCTTGGCGTCTATTTCGACTGGCAGGCCCAGGGCCAGGCCATTGTCGAAAAAGAAGCCAATCTGCCGCCGCATCTCGTTGACAAGACCCAGGTCATGCTGCTCGATGGCTCAATGCGGGTGATTGCAAGCTCTCATCCAAGCCGGATCTACACTCATTTCCCGCTGCACAATAGCCAAGCAAACCAGAAAGGCAGTTACTATGATGACAGCGGAAACATCATCGCCTTTGCCAAAACTCTTGGTTACGAAGACTACGATGGTCTTGGTTGGTATGGCGTGATTATTCAACAGACCGAGGCGGATCAAGACATCCGCGCAAAGCTTGATATCGGTCTGTGA
- the pepN gene encoding aminopeptidase N, producing the protein MRTETGQVVSLADYRPTEFVLERVDLTFELDPTDTKVEARLIFHRREGADVTAPLVLDGDDLVLSSVLFDQIELEPERYSATARSLTIRDLPAAEPFEITITTLINPEANTQLMGLYRSNGIYCTQCEAEGFRRITYFPDRPDVLSVYTVNIIADKQANPLLLSNGNFLGGAGYGEGKHFAAWFDPHPKPSYLFALVAGDLGLIEDTFTTVSGREVALKIYVEHGKEPRAAYAMDALKRSMKWDEDVFGREYDLDIFMIVAVSDFNMGAMENKGLNVFNDKYVLADPQTATDADYANIEAIIAHEYFHNWTGNRITCRDWFQLCLKEGLTVYRDHQFSADQRSRAVKRIAEVRHLRAEQFVEDSGPLAHPVRPNTYKEINNFYTTTVYEKGSEVTGMIATILGPNLFKAGMDLYFERHDGDAATVEDFVACFAEVSGRDLTQFSLWYNQAGTPNVTVSCAYDTGANLFTVELEQVIPPTPGQPNKQPMHIPLRFGLLAADGTPLDTATVDGGEISGDVLHLTERRQVFQFSGVKERPVLSLNRSFSAPVILHFSQASADLALIARHDSDLFSRWQALTDLALPVLCDSARQFSTKSGTAKSASDKASAALKGSLLAIIADDALEPAFRAQVLALPSEADIARELGSDIDPDAIHQARQAVLADIAIEGAELFARLYDDMASETPYSPDAAAAGKRALKNAALGYLVQAKSEPAKAAEAYGNADNMTDLSHALGVLAYHFGDTEEAQAALANFQTRFAQNALVLDKWFSIQATIPGHGALERIEALMQNSLFNASNPNRVRALIGSFAFSNPTGFHRADGKAYDFLAEQILAIDKRNPQLAARLLTSMRTWQKLEPIRAAKAKAALALIESSNGLSNDVRDIVERMLKG; encoded by the coding sequence ATGCGTACAGAAACGGGCCAGGTTGTCAGCCTGGCGGATTATCGCCCGACCGAGTTTGTCCTGGAGCGAGTGGACCTGACTTTCGAGCTTGATCCAACAGACACAAAGGTCGAGGCCCGCCTGATCTTCCATCGTCGTGAAGGTGCCGATGTCACCGCACCGCTGGTGCTGGACGGCGATGATCTGGTTCTCTCCAGCGTGCTGTTCGACCAGATCGAGCTGGAGCCGGAGCGTTACAGCGCAACCGCGCGCTCATTGACGATCCGCGATCTTCCTGCTGCCGAACCCTTTGAGATCACCATTACCACGCTGATCAATCCTGAGGCCAATACCCAGTTGATGGGGCTTTACCGCTCGAACGGCATCTATTGCACCCAATGCGAGGCCGAGGGCTTCCGCCGCATCACCTATTTCCCGGACCGTCCAGACGTGCTGTCGGTCTACACCGTCAATATCATCGCTGACAAGCAAGCCAATCCGCTGCTGTTGTCGAACGGCAATTTCCTGGGTGGTGCGGGCTATGGCGAGGGCAAGCATTTCGCCGCCTGGTTCGATCCCCATCCCAAGCCCAGCTACCTGTTTGCACTGGTGGCAGGCGATCTCGGCCTCATCGAGGACACGTTCACGACGGTGTCTGGCCGCGAGGTCGCGCTGAAAATCTATGTGGAGCACGGCAAGGAACCTCGCGCCGCCTATGCGATGGATGCGCTGAAGCGCTCGATGAAATGGGATGAGGATGTGTTCGGGCGCGAATACGATCTGGATATTTTCATGATCGTCGCCGTGTCGGATTTCAACATGGGGGCAATGGAAAACAAGGGCCTGAATGTCTTCAACGACAAATATGTGCTGGCCGACCCGCAAACCGCCACCGATGCCGACTATGCCAATATCGAGGCGATCATTGCCCACGAGTATTTCCATAACTGGACCGGCAACCGCATCACCTGCCGCGACTGGTTCCAGCTCTGCCTCAAGGAAGGGCTGACGGTCTATCGCGATCACCAGTTTTCCGCCGATCAGCGCTCACGCGCCGTCAAGCGCATCGCCGAAGTCCGGCATTTGCGTGCCGAACAGTTCGTTGAGGATTCCGGGCCGCTCGCGCATCCGGTACGCCCGAATACCTACAAGGAAATCAATAACTTCTACACGACCACCGTCTATGAAAAAGGCTCTGAAGTCACCGGGATGATCGCCACCATCCTCGGGCCGAACCTGTTCAAGGCCGGTATGGATCTCTATTTCGAGCGCCATGACGGCGATGCGGCAACGGTCGAGGATTTCGTTGCCTGTTTTGCGGAGGTCTCCGGGCGCGATCTTACCCAATTCTCTCTCTGGTATAATCAGGCTGGTACGCCGAATGTGACGGTATCCTGCGCCTACGATACCGGCGCGAACCTGTTTACCGTCGAGCTGGAACAGGTGATTCCACCGACACCCGGCCAGCCAAACAAGCAGCCAATGCATATTCCGCTGCGCTTTGGGCTTCTTGCGGCAGATGGCACGCCGCTCGACACAGCAACTGTGGACGGTGGCGAAATCAGCGGCGACGTGCTGCATCTGACCGAACGTCGGCAGGTATTCCAATTTTCAGGCGTGAAGGAACGTCCAGTCCTGTCGCTCAACCGGAGCTTTTCGGCACCCGTCATCCTGCATTTCAGCCAGGCAAGTGCGGATCTGGCGCTGATCGCCCGCCACGATAGCGACCTGTTCTCCCGCTGGCAGGCCTTGACCGACCTCGCTTTGCCGGTTCTGTGCGACAGCGCGCGCCAGTTCTCCACCAAGAGCGGCACGGCCAAAAGCGCTTCCGACAAGGCAAGCGCTGCCCTGAAGGGAAGCCTGCTTGCCATCATCGCCGACGATGCACTTGAGCCGGCCTTCCGCGCCCAGGTGCTGGCGCTGCCGAGCGAAGCCGATATCGCCCGCGAACTGGGCAGCGACATCGACCCGGACGCCATCCATCAGGCACGCCAGGCAGTTCTGGCTGATATCGCCATTGAGGGCGCGGAGCTGTTTGCCCGCCTCTATGACGACATGGCGTCTGAGACCCCCTATAGCCCGGATGCTGCTGCGGCAGGCAAGAGAGCCCTGAAAAATGCAGCACTTGGCTATCTCGTTCAGGCCAAAAGCGAGCCAGCCAAGGCCGCCGAGGCCTATGGCAACGCCGACAACATGACCGATCTGTCGCATGCGCTCGGCGTTCTCGCCTATCACTTTGGCGATACGGAAGAGGCGCAGGCAGCACTGGCCAATTTCCAGACCCGTTTCGCCCAGAACGCATTGGTACTGGACAAGTGGTTTTCCATCCAGGCCACCATCCCGGGACACGGTGCGCTGGAACGGATTGAAGCGCTCATGCAAAATTCGCTGTTCAACGCCAGCAATCCCAACCGCGTTCGTGCGCTGATCGGCAGTTTTGCCTTTTCCAACCCGACCGGTTTCCACCGCGCCGATGGCAAGGCCTATGATTTCCTTGCCGAGCAAATTCTGGCCATCGACAAGCGCAATCCGCAGCTTGCCGCCCGCCTGCTGACCTCGATGCGCACCTGGCAAAAACTTGAGCCGATCCGCGCGGCCAAGGCCAAGGCGGCCCTTGCCCTTATCGAAAGCTCAAACGGGCTTTCCAACGATGTCCGCGACATCGTCGAGCGAATGCTGAAAGGCTGA
- a CDS encoding PAS domain-containing sensor histidine kinase: MENVQRATAADDRLRPEFPGYLSFLDAVKNHGGVAYVVRNLSISNTDAALRQVIPILVVAFLIVIAMARGMGLVSEYARMESAIRHSTAMMASAAAAALSSGPELPAELGRDKAEALIKRFLPPNLLDDESFVLLLDPEGRVVASSGNGRSFVGMQIMALFPQVAVLRNFGDQTGAVETDINGFRHIAVLTPTGTDGALVLAAHSLKSAADYWRAELALNVTLFSAISLILMGILYAYFAQAKRARETSDVFVDSNRRVETALSRGRCGLWDFDLASRKLVWSRSMFDILGLPPSSEPLGFADAARLMHPDDGNLYALARTIGRDGDRHIDQVFRMRHANGHYVWLRARAQVIRTSSGSPHVIGIAMDVTEQHRLAQRYAEADQRLADAIECTSEAFVLWDKNDRLVMCNAHFQHVYGLPDSVLVPGVERAVVDAAAARPIIQRRIADPSAKGSSRTTELQLADERWLQINERRTRDGGLVSVGTDITLLKRHQERLREQERRLMATIGDLSSSQKKLERQKAELSEANEKYLAEKQRAEAANKAKSEFLANMSHELRTPLNAILGFSEILSTGMFGPIGSPKYGEYARDIHDSGKHLLNVINDILDMSKIEAGHMLLKCENVDFASLIDETLRLTTISAKDKNIAIEQRIVSGLAMTADRRALKQILLNILSNAVKFTNEGGRIAVRAHKIDGAVRLLVSDTGIGIPKQAISKIGQPFEQVQSQYAKSKGGSGLGLAISRSLIMLHGGSLRIRSREGKGTVVSITVPDRPSQLPPCRKSAAQGRVLTTA; this comes from the coding sequence ATGGAAAACGTGCAGCGGGCGACCGCAGCCGATGATCGGTTGCGACCGGAATTTCCCGGATATCTGTCATTTCTGGACGCGGTCAAGAACCACGGAGGCGTTGCTTACGTCGTCCGAAACCTTTCGATTTCCAATACTGACGCGGCCCTTCGCCAAGTCATTCCTATTCTGGTGGTCGCTTTTCTGATCGTCATCGCTATGGCGCGCGGCATGGGGCTTGTCTCGGAATATGCGCGAATGGAAAGCGCCATCCGCCATTCCACCGCAATGATGGCTTCTGCGGCGGCGGCGGCCTTATCTTCCGGCCCTGAGCTTCCGGCGGAACTTGGCAGGGATAAGGCCGAGGCGCTGATCAAGCGTTTTCTGCCGCCCAATCTTCTCGATGACGAAAGCTTCGTTCTCTTGCTCGATCCCGAAGGCCGGGTGGTCGCCAGTTCCGGCAATGGCCGCAGTTTTGTCGGTATGCAGATCATGGCGCTGTTTCCGCAGGTCGCGGTGCTCCGTAATTTCGGCGACCAGACCGGAGCAGTCGAAACCGACATCAACGGCTTTCGCCATATCGCCGTGCTGACCCCTACCGGCACGGACGGCGCCCTGGTGCTGGCGGCACATTCGCTGAAATCCGCCGCCGATTACTGGCGGGCGGAACTCGCCCTCAACGTCACGCTGTTTTCGGCCATCTCGCTGATCCTGATGGGCATTCTCTATGCCTATTTCGCCCAGGCAAAACGGGCACGGGAAACCTCTGACGTGTTCGTCGATTCCAACCGCCGGGTCGAAACCGCCCTGTCACGCGGTCGCTGCGGATTGTGGGATTTCGATCTCGCCAGCCGAAAACTGGTCTGGTCGCGCTCGATGTTCGACATTCTCGGCCTGCCGCCGTCCAGCGAACCGCTCGGCTTTGCCGACGCTGCCCGGCTGATGCACCCCGATGACGGCAATCTTTATGCGCTGGCCCGCACCATTGGCCGGGATGGCGACCGCCATATCGACCAGGTGTTTCGCATGCGTCACGCCAATGGCCATTATGTCTGGCTGCGCGCCCGCGCCCAGGTGATCCGCACCAGTTCCGGCAGCCCGCATGTGATCGGCATCGCCATGGACGTGACGGAGCAGCACCGGCTGGCACAGCGCTACGCCGAAGCCGACCAGCGACTGGCCGATGCCATCGAATGTACCTCGGAAGCCTTCGTGCTCTGGGACAAGAATGACCGGTTGGTGATGTGCAATGCCCATTTTCAGCATGTCTACGGCTTGCCCGACAGCGTGCTGGTGCCCGGCGTCGAGCGCGCTGTGGTCGATGCGGCTGCTGCCAGACCCATCATTCAACGGCGCATTGCCGATCCGTCCGCGAAGGGAAGCTCGCGCACGACAGAGTTGCAACTGGCCGACGAGCGCTGGCTGCAAATCAACGAGCGGCGCACCCGTGATGGCGGCCTGGTCTCTGTTGGTACCGACATTACCCTGCTGAAGCGCCATCAGGAGCGGCTGCGAGAGCAGGAGCGCCGGCTGATGGCAACCATTGGCGACCTGTCTTCGTCGCAGAAAAAGCTGGAACGGCAAAAGGCGGAACTGTCGGAAGCCAACGAAAAATACCTGGCCGAAAAGCAGCGCGCCGAAGCGGCCAACAAGGCCAAATCAGAGTTCCTCGCCAATATGTCGCATGAGTTGCGCACGCCGCTCAACGCCATCCTCGGCTTTTCCGAAATCCTCTCCACCGGCATGTTCGGGCCGATCGGCTCCCCGAAATACGGCGAATATGCTCGCGATATCCACGATAGCGGCAAGCATCTCCTCAACGTTATCAACGACATTCTCGACATGTCGAAGATCGAGGCGGGCCATATGCTGCTGAAATGCGAAAACGTTGATTTCGCCTCGCTGATCGACGAAACCCTGCGACTGACGACGATTTCCGCCAAGGACAAGAATATCGCCATTGAGCAACGCATCGTTTCGGGCCTCGCCATGACCGCCGACCGGCGCGCCCTGAAGCAGATCCTGCTCAACATCCTGTCAAATGCGGTTAAATTCACCAATGAGGGCGGACGTATCGCGGTGCGCGCCCACAAGATCGACGGCGCGGTGCGGCTGCTGGTCTCTGATACCGGCATCGGCATTCCCAAACAGGCCATCAGCAAGATCGGCCAGCCCTTCGAGCAGGTGCAGAGCCAATATGCCAAGAGCAAGGGCGGATCGGGCCTGGGCCTGGCGATTTCCCGCTCGCTGATCATGCTGCATGGCGGCAGCCTGCGGATCCGTTCACGCGAGGGCAAAGGGACTGTCGTTTCGATCACCGTGCCGGATAGACCGTCACAACTTCCCCCCTGCCGCAAATCCGCCGCTCAGGGCCGGGTGCTGACAACCGCCTGA
- a CDS encoding bifunctional [glutamine synthetase] adenylyltransferase/[glutamine synthetase]-adenylyl-L-tyrosine phosphorylase, with translation MCMPKDQPVSPETVFLRDVAEGVVKPLNKVETKAVLAVLKELGRDAPEIAALLLEETPLRAFIIAALTLSPYLRETAALRPDLLVCAIQAPLQDSLNELVEHARHAWRPEKGETPPTEVMVMSRLRRAKRGLSFLLALADLGRLFHPRQTTLWLSRMADAAIACAIDHLLLAGHEAGKLRLADRDAPSKHSGLIVLGMGKLGAFELNYSSDIDLVVFFEPDAAILVAPEEATETYGRMMRRLIRILQERTGDGYVFRTDLRLRPDPGATPLAMPVEAALIYYEGRGQNWERAAFIKARALAGDLAAGQAFLKELAPFVFRKYLDYAAIADIHSIKRQIHSHRGHGAIAVKGHNVKLGRGGIREIEFFAQTQQLIAGGRMPDLRVRGTEAALAALEQARWIDATTRDELTEAYWFLRDIEHRIQMVHDEQSHTLPTTETELKRIALMCGFDTPAGFSQALEKRLRLVERRYGQLFEQEDDLSVGGNLVFTGQKDDPDTLKTLEKLGFQRPEDISRVIRTWHYGRYRATQSVEARERLTELTPRLLKAFGESRRADEALLRFDAFMSGLPAGIQLFSLLGNNPALLELIVTIMAAAPRLAATIASRPHVFDGMLDPGLMADLPTRDYLAMRLDAFIGGVSNYEELLDRLRIFAAEQRFLIGIRLMTGAISGTVAGHAFTDLADLVIEQAFHAVRREVERVHGRISGGQLALVGMGKLGSRELTAGSDVDLIVLYEYDDENGESDGAKPLDAVRYYTRLTQRLIAALSAPTAEGVLYEVDMRLRPSGNKGPVATRLRAFERYQREEAWTWEHMALTRARLITGDGPLVAKAQTIIADILAQTRDRAAIAADVSEMRSLIDTEKPPKDGWDLKLIPGGLVDLEFLAQYLALVEPDHGLKARDGSGFSQTDITTAQRLKQGGARAMDAGDLDLCLAALTLYTELSQVIRACVEGGFRPQDAPAGLIDVVLRVADCPDLKVLEAELKRLSKAVRRIFQAVVSTRP, from the coding sequence ATGTGCATGCCCAAGGACCAGCCCGTTTCGCCGGAAACCGTCTTTCTGCGCGATGTCGCCGAAGGTGTCGTCAAACCGCTGAACAAGGTGGAGACCAAAGCTGTCCTTGCCGTGCTGAAGGAGCTTGGCCGGGATGCGCCTGAGATCGCGGCCTTGCTTTTGGAGGAGACGCCACTCAGAGCCTTCATCATCGCCGCCCTGACGCTGTCGCCCTATCTGCGTGAGACGGCGGCCCTGCGTCCCGATCTGCTGGTATGCGCGATACAGGCCCCTTTGCAAGACAGCCTGAACGAGTTGGTGGAGCACGCGCGTCATGCCTGGCGACCGGAAAAGGGCGAAACGCCGCCAACTGAGGTCATGGTGATGAGCCGGTTGCGCCGGGCCAAGCGGGGCCTGTCCTTCCTACTGGCGCTGGCCGATCTGGGCCGGCTGTTTCATCCCCGCCAGACGACGCTATGGCTGTCGCGGATGGCGGATGCGGCAATCGCCTGCGCCATCGACCACCTTCTGCTGGCGGGTCATGAGGCTGGCAAGTTGCGGCTTGCCGATCGCGATGCGCCATCGAAACACAGCGGCCTGATCGTGCTGGGCATGGGCAAGCTTGGCGCGTTTGAGCTGAACTATTCGTCGGACATCGATCTCGTGGTGTTTTTCGAGCCGGATGCGGCAATCCTGGTCGCGCCCGAGGAAGCAACCGAAACCTATGGCCGGATGATGCGCCGGTTGATCCGCATCCTTCAGGAGCGCACGGGGGATGGCTATGTCTTCCGTACCGATTTGAGGCTCAGGCCCGATCCGGGGGCCACGCCGCTCGCCATGCCGGTTGAGGCAGCGCTGATCTATTATGAGGGACGTGGGCAGAACTGGGAGCGCGCCGCCTTTATCAAAGCCCGGGCGTTGGCGGGGGATCTTGCCGCAGGTCAGGCCTTTCTCAAGGAATTGGCGCCTTTCGTGTTTCGAAAATACCTCGATTATGCGGCGATTGCCGATATTCATTCGATCAAGCGGCAGATCCATAGCCATCGGGGCCATGGAGCGATTGCGGTCAAGGGCCATAACGTCAAGCTCGGGCGCGGCGGCATTCGCGAGATCGAGTTCTTCGCCCAGACCCAGCAATTGATCGCTGGTGGACGGATGCCGGACCTGCGGGTGCGCGGCACCGAGGCGGCACTGGCCGCGTTGGAACAGGCCCGCTGGATCGATGCGACCACCCGCGATGAACTGACGGAGGCCTATTGGTTCCTGCGGGATATCGAGCACCGCATCCAGATGGTGCATGACGAGCAGAGCCATACGCTGCCGACCACAGAGACTGAGTTGAAGCGGATCGCGCTGATGTGCGGCTTCGATACTCCGGCAGGCTTTTCGCAGGCCCTGGAAAAGCGGCTGCGGCTGGTGGAGCGACGTTACGGTCAATTGTTTGAACAGGAAGACGATCTGTCTGTTGGCGGCAATCTGGTATTTACCGGTCAAAAGGACGATCCCGATACGTTGAAGACGCTGGAAAAGCTTGGGTTTCAACGGCCTGAAGACATTTCCAGGGTGATCCGCACCTGGCATTACGGGCGCTACCGCGCCACGCAATCGGTGGAGGCCCGCGAACGGTTGACGGAACTGACCCCGCGTCTCCTCAAGGCATTTGGCGAAAGCCGTCGCGCCGATGAGGCGCTGTTGCGGTTTGATGCGTTTATGTCGGGCCTTCCCGCCGGTATCCAGTTGTTTTCGCTGCTTGGCAACAACCCGGCACTGCTGGAATTGATCGTTACCATCATGGCTGCAGCGCCCCGGCTTGCTGCCACCATTGCCAGTCGGCCGCATGTTTTCGACGGCATGCTCGACCCCGGTCTGATGGCCGATCTGCCGACGCGCGATTACCTTGCCATGCGCCTCGATGCTTTTATTGGCGGTGTGTCGAATTACGAGGAATTGCTGGACCGCCTGCGGATCTTTGCCGCCGAGCAGCGTTTCCTGATCGGCATTCGCCTGATGACCGGGGCAATTTCCGGAACGGTGGCAGGTCATGCCTTTACCGATCTCGCCGATCTGGTGATCGAGCAGGCCTTTCACGCCGTGCGCCGTGAAGTGGAACGGGTGCATGGCCGGATCTCTGGCGGGCAACTGGCGCTGGTCGGCATGGGCAAGCTTGGCTCGCGGGAGCTGACGGCAGGTTCCGACGTCGATCTGATCGTGCTTTATGAGTATGATGATGAAAACGGGGAGAGCGATGGAGCAAAACCGCTCGATGCCGTGCGTTATTACACCCGCCTGACACAGCGGTTGATCGCCGCCTTGTCCGCACCGACCGCCGAGGGCGTGCTCTATGAGGTGGACATGCGGCTTCGTCCTTCCGGCAACAAGGGGCCGGTGGCAACCCGGTTGAGAGCCTTCGAGCGCTATCAGCGCGAGGAGGCCTGGACCTGGGAGCACATGGCGCTGACCCGCGCCCGGCTGATCACCGGCGATGGCCCGCTGGTTGCGAAGGCGCAAACCATCATTGCCGATATCCTGGCGCAGACCCGCGACCGCGCGGCAATTGCTGCCGATGTCAGTGAGATGCGCAGCCTGATCGACACCGAAAAGCCGCCGAAGGACGGATGGGACCTGAAACTGATACCCGGCGGATTGGTCGATCTGGAATTTCTCGCTCAATACCTGGCCCTGGTAGAACCGGATCATGGATTGAAGGCACGGGACGGGTCGGGATTTTCGCAGACGGATATCACCACCGCCCAGCGTTTGAAGCAGGGTGGTGCGCGGGCGATGGATGCGGGTGATCTCGATCTCTGCCTTGCGGCCCTCACGCTCTACACGGAACTGTCGCAGGTAATCAGGGCCTGTGTCGAGGGAGGATTCAGGCCGCAGGATGCACCGGCGGGCCTGATCGATGTCGTCCTGCGGGTTGCCGACTGCCCGGACCTGAAAGTGCTGGAGGCCGAGTTGAAACGCCTGTCCAAGGCGGTTCGGCGGATTTTTCAGGCGGTTGTCAGCACCCGGCCCTGA
- a CDS encoding sensor histidine kinase — translation MSRAGFLLKSTAVRLSALYIILFALCAALLVIYVTALSERLLNQQTRESLQQEVAEIERAYEKGGVENLLRLMERRMRQPGANLYVIAGPNGEFLAGNVSSVEPGVLDREGWTNFPFAYNRYAEAGPARPHLAIANVLALDNGLRILVGRDLGEPTKFRILVRKALMVALAIMGAGALVIWFAIGRNALKRIDRVSAASKKIMAGDLAQRLPVSGSGDEFDRLSRSLNDMLERIEKLNEGLRQVSDNIAHDLKTPLTRLRNKAADALAEDDDQLRRQALEGIIGESDQLIRTFNALLMISRVEAGSIAAELSDLDASTIAADTAELYEPVAEEAGYMLASDIAPGISVRGNRELIGQAIFNLLDNAIKYAGEGGSEIRVVLVKTPGGEARLSVCDHGPGIAAERREDVVKRFVRLDESRSKPGTGLGLSLVEAVMALHGGRLELSDTDAANSECPGLTATMVFPRVTA, via the coding sequence ATGTCGCGTGCCGGATTTCTTCTCAAGTCTACCGCCGTCAGGCTTTCGGCGCTTTACATCATTCTGTTTGCGCTTTGTGCCGCTCTTCTGGTGATCTATGTTACGGCGCTTTCGGAACGGCTGCTCAATCAGCAGACGCGAGAGAGCCTGCAACAGGAAGTGGCCGAAATCGAGCGCGCTTATGAAAAGGGTGGCGTCGAAAATCTGCTGCGGCTGATGGAACGGCGCATGCGCCAGCCCGGTGCCAATCTCTATGTTATCGCCGGGCCAAATGGCGAGTTTCTGGCGGGCAATGTCAGCTCTGTCGAGCCGGGCGTACTGGACCGCGAGGGCTGGACGAATTTTCCCTTCGCTTATAACCGCTATGCGGAGGCAGGTCCGGCCCGCCCGCATCTGGCGATTGCCAATGTGCTGGCGCTGGACAATGGGTTGCGTATTCTGGTCGGGCGGGATCTGGGCGAGCCGACCAAATTCCGCATTCTGGTGCGCAAAGCACTGATGGTGGCGCTCGCGATCATGGGGGCCGGGGCTTTGGTGATCTGGTTTGCCATTGGCCGCAACGCCTTGAAGCGCATCGATCGGGTGTCTGCCGCCAGCAAGAAGATCATGGCGGGCGATCTTGCCCAGCGTCTGCCGGTCTCCGGTTCCGGCGATGAATTCGACCGGCTGTCGCGCTCGCTGAACGATATGCTGGAGCGGATCGAAAAGCTCAATGAGGGGCTACGTCAGGTTTCCGACAATATCGCCCATGACCTGAAGACGCCGCTGACCCGGCTGCGCAACAAGGCCGCCGATGCGTTGGCCGAGGATGATGACCAACTGCGGCGTCAGGCGCTGGAAGGGATTATCGGCGAATCGGATCAGTTGATCCGCACGTTCAACGCGCTGTTGATGATTTCCCGCGTCGAAGCGGGATCGATTGCCGCCGAGCTTTCCGATCTCGACGCCTCCACCATTGCCGCTGATACCGCTGAGCTTTACGAGCCGGTGGCCGAGGAGGCGGGCTATATGCTGGCAAGCGATATTGCCCCCGGCATTAGCGTGCGGGGCAATCGCGAACTGATCGGCCAGGCGATTTTTAATCTGCTCGACAATGCCATCAAATACGCGGGTGAAGGCGGCAGCGAAATCCGCGTGGTGCTGGTAAAGACGCCGGGCGGCGAGGCGCGTCTCAGTGTCTGCGACCACGGCCCTGGCATCGCGGCAGAGCGCCGGGAAGATGTCGTCAAGCGTTTCGTGCGGCTGGATGAAAGCCGCAGCAAACCCGGCACTGGTCTTGGCCTGTCGCTGGTCGAGGCGGTGATGGCATTGCATGGCGGCAGGCTGGAACTGAGCGATACCGATGCGGCCAATTCCGAGTGTCCCGGACTGACGGCCACCATGGTCTTTCCGCGTGTAACCGCATAA